A stretch of the Lonchura striata isolate bLonStr1 chromosome 15, bLonStr1.mat, whole genome shotgun sequence genome encodes the following:
- the LOC110480252 gene encoding START domain-containing protein 10, translated as MSRGGEVVYIPDDSDFSSFRDQCESLEGWHCRYNKAGVTVWSQGQEESCTVQKIKTRISCKDVPAETLYDVLHDTRYRSKWDSNMIETYDIGRLTVNADVGYYSWKCPSPLKNRDFVTLRSWLPLGNDYMIINYSVKHPKYPPRKDFVRAVSLQTGYLIKANGDGACILYYLTQVDPRGSLPKWVVNRVSQFVAPKAMKKIYKAGLKYPEWKRRHDPEYKPWVYPEQNTLPSVSLAELSVQHADSLENIDETGLPEEHLSTSDHEA; from the exons atgTCCAGAGGAGGGGAGGTGGTTTATATCCCCGATGACTCCGACTTCAGCTCCTTCAGGGATCAGTGCGAGAGCCTGGAGGGCTGGCACTGCCGGTATAACAAGGCCGGCGTGACCGtgtggagtcagggccaggaggagaGCTGCACCGTGCAGAAAATCAAG ACCCGCATCTCCTGCAAGGACGTCCCCGCCGAGACCCTCTACGACGTGCTGCACGACACCCGCTACCGCAGCAAGTGGGACTCCAACATGATCGAGACCTACGACATCGGGCGCCTCACCGTCAACGCTGATGTGGGATACTACTCCT GGAAGTGCCCGAGCCCCCTGAAGAACCGGGATTTCGTCACGCTGCGCtcctggctgcccctgggcaATGACTACATGATCATCAACTACAGCGTCAAGCACCCG AAATACCCGCCCCGCAAGGATTTCGTGAGGGCCGTGTCCCTGCAGACCGGGTACCTGATCAAGGCCAACGGGGACGGTGCCTGCATCCTCTATTACCTCACCCAGGTGGACCCTCGCG GGTCGCTGCCGAAGTGGGTGGTGAACCGCGTGTCCCAGTTTGTGGCACCAAAG GCGATGAAGAAGATCTACAAGGCTGGGCTGAAGTACCCGGAGTGGAAGCGCCGGCACGACCCCGAGTACAAGCCCTGGGTGTACCCCGAGCAGAACACGCTGCCCAGCGTGAGCCTGGCCGAGCTCTCCGTGCAGCACGCGGATTCCCTGGAAAACATCGACGAGACCGGCCTGCCCGAGGAGCACCTGAGCACCAGTGACCACGAGGCCTGA